One part of the Haliotis asinina isolate JCU_RB_2024 chromosome 2, JCU_Hal_asi_v2, whole genome shotgun sequence genome encodes these proteins:
- the LOC137274325 gene encoding CD109 antigen-like isoform X1, which yields MLWLLFVVGTGFATADSSGGSYLITSSKYLQRGMPFNVSIDILNTTNTVHVQVELQRVWYNYTNNFRTPVVMTKGDFTKGTTGTISLNVPRDVTDGSYRLHVRGSGALQFERETSLILRSKYISVMVQTDKAMYKPGQMVHFRAFGVYPSLQVYTGTFDISLVDPNNNILKEWTALHESSGVVAGEFQLADKTVLGDWALRVSPADQVSVTSKTFAVAEYQLPRFEVKVDLPSFSLTSDTKLSGTVKAKYTFGKPVKGMVELHTHMNVANDYCGRPPKYVELAFPIDGEAKFDIPVADIKRLQSNLNEQTVVVVAIVKEELTGVRLNGSSSVKYHQYPYKIEVLNSSPKSFSPKLPYTAYIKVSQQDGRPVTDLSSPVGVYTCVTYRIVQDDQSEFSCSSFTGNYGLPPKNYTIPASGIIPVDMRIPENTTSINVKVHYNEISDTLTVRQKTSVSGNFMQLKLTNQGLRAGETALFSVELTEDVPFITYQVLSRGTVDITDQVTVGGQNPVHFNVPITATMAPEAHIIAYYVKSSGEVVADSLSISVNDVFDNKVSIDFSKNDSKPHDNVDVLVSADPMSSVNILAVDQSILLLKSGNDITTGQVLDELKTYSSGQTDGEFSPEVFAISSSATRSADVFSDAGLIVLTDSKYYGSYYNGYYEFAGTTIAPNVYGHAMVPKPMYGGAIQSQKVKEVERVRQEFPETWLWINKTVGADGKATISTTVPDTITSWIASAFAVNSATGLGVSPSTTKLRVFSPFFVSLSMPTSVLRGEQVVIQASIFNYLPSDVDVVVSLPTSSDYVNVVVDSSGKTTKESKDQTQYVTVKSNEPQTVYFPIIPSSLGAIDIEVSARTTLAADAVRRQLNVQAEGIPKEYNTPVFIELTPGGADFNQHVSLSLPSEAVNGSEKVRVKVTGDLIGASLDNLENLLALPTGCGEQNMMTFAPDVYIADYLYTTKQMTPALESRIMTYLELGYQRELTYQRQDGSFSPFGDRDEAGHMWLTAFVARSFHQARPYIFVGNQTLARSLNWMATRQNVDGSFNEPGLVFDRQMQISKASLTSMVLLAFLENQDISGYGINEYTLGNATVNATNYLESVSPSITDPFTLAIVSYALSEAGSSVADVTFNKLNAAAEVKGTLKHWTEPATASSSYYTNWTPPHTRAQPIDIQTTAYALLASSARGDLKGGLPITNWLTSQRNPYGGFSSTQDTMVALHALTDYARRAHVSGFQVEVDIKSGSDSQHISVTDSNALVLQSRELTKFPKDVSITATGKGVAYADVDVFFNVDAEIGDPSFDINTVLLDDTINNFRLMTCTKWLKEGSSGMTVMEISIPSGFDPDMTSIGNVAGLKRFERRGRNVVVYFDEIGTTSICFDILSTRTGMVTNNQPSYVTVYDYYQPSNQGATFYETRSLKEATICDVCDKCCNQI from the exons ATGCTGTGGCTTCTCTTTGTTGTCGGAACTGGATTCGCCACGGCCgacag TTCCGGAGGTTCGTATCTTATTACGTCCTCCAAGTACCTGCAACGTGGGATGCCATTCAACGTTAGCATCGACATCCTCAACACCACCAACACCGTCCATGTACAAGTGGAGCTGCAGCGCGTATGGTACAACTACACCAACAATTTCAGGACCCCTGTTGTGATGACCAAAGGTGACTTTACTAAAG GAACGACTGGGACGATATCGCTGAAT GTACCACGGGATGTCACTGATGGAAGTTATCGCCTTCATGTCCGAGGTAGTGGAGCTCTGCAGTTTGAACGAGAAACGTCCCTCATCCTCCGTTccaagtatatatctgtcatGGTGCAGACTGACAAGGCCATGTACAAGCCAGGACAGATGG TTCACTTCCGAGCGTTTGGTGTTTATCCAAGTTTGCAAGTGTACACGGGGACTTTCGACATATCCCTTGTT GATCCAAACAATAACATTCTGAAGGAGTGGACAGCTCTCCATGAATCTTCTGGCGTGGTGGCAGGGGAGTTCCAGTTGGCAGATAAGACTGTTCTTGGAGATTGGGCTCTACGAGTTTCACCAGCG GACCAAGTGAGCGTCACCTCTAAAACTTTTGCAGTGGCTGAATACC AACTGCCCCGCTTTGAAGTCAAAGTTGATCTTCCTTCGTTCTCCTTGACCTCCGATACAAAGCTGTCTGGAACAGTGAAAGCAAA GTACACCTTCGGAAAGCCGGTGAAGGGAATGGTGGAgttacatacacacatgaacGTCGCAAACGACTACTGTGGAAGACCTCCCAAATATGTCGAACTGGCATTTCCC ATTGACGGGGAAGCCAAATTTGACATTCCTGTTGCTGACATCAAGCGTCTCCAGAGCAATCTAAATGAACAAACTGTCGTCGTTGTCGCCATCGTGAAGGAGGAGTTGACGGGCGTGAGGCTGAACGGGTCTAGCTCTGTGAAATACCACCAATACCCCTACAAGATTGAAGTTCTCAACTCAAGTCCGAAATCATTCTCACCCAAACTTCCTTATACAGCAtat ATCAAGGTGTCCCAACAAGATGGTCGCCCTGTGACCGACCTCAGCAGCCCCGTGGGAGTGTACACCTGTGTCACATACCGTATTGTCCAAGATGACCAGTCCGAGTTCTCCTGCTCATCCTTCACCGGCAACTACGGCCTCCCACCCAAAAACTACACCATCCCTGCCTCCGGCATCATCCCCGTGGACATGCGCATCCCTGAGAACACCACTAGTATTAACGTCAAG GTTCACTACAATGAGATATCCGACACTCTGACTGTCCGGCAGAAGACCTCCGTCAGTGGCAACTTCATGCAACTCAAACTCACCAACCAGGGACTCAGG GCGGGTGAGACAGCTCTGTTCAGTGTTGAGCTAACAGAAGATGTGCCTTTCATAACATATCAG GTGTTATCCCGGGGTACTGTTGACATCACTGACCAAGTTACTGTTGGCGGCCAAAACCCTGTTCACTTCAATGTCCCCATCACTGCAACAATGGCCCCGGAAGCTCACATCATCGCCTACTACGTCAAATCATCAGGAGAGGTTGTAGCTGACAGTCTTAGCATTAGTGTCAACGACGTCTTTGACAACAAG GTGTCCATTGACTTCAGCAAGAACGACTCTAAACCTCATGACAACGTTGATGTCTTGGTCAGCGCAGACCCCATGTCATCTGTCAATATCCTTGCTGTCGACCAAAGTATTCTTCTTCTCAAGTCCGGCAATGACATAACCACAGGACAG GTTCTTGATGAACTGAAGACGTACAGCTCCGGACAAACTGATGGAGAATTCTCACCGGAAGTATTTGCCATTTCTAGCAGTGCTACACGTTCAGCTGATGTGTTCTCG GACGCAGGACTCATTGTACTCACCGATTCTAAATACTACGGTTCATACTATAACGGGTATTATGAATTTG CAGGTACAACTATTGCCCCGAACGTATATGGGCACG CAATGGTACCAAAACCCATGTATGGAGGTGCCATACAAAGTCAGAAGGTCAAGGAGGTGGAGAGGGTGAGACAAGAATTCCCAGAAACATGGCTCTGGATCAACAAGACCGTTGG TGCTGACGGTAAAGCTACCATAAGTACCACCGTCCCGGACACTATCACTTCCTGGATCGCCAGCGCCTTTGCTGTCAATTCCGCCACTGGACTTGGTGTATCCCCGTCTACCACAAAG CTGCGCGTCTTCAGTCCCTTCTTTGTGAGCTTGTCCATGCCTACCTCGGTGTTACGTGGAGAACAGGTCGTCATTCAAGCCAGCATCTTCAATTACCTGCCCAGTGACGTGGAC GTTGTAGTGTCGTTGCCCACTTCCTCTGACTACGTCAACGTGGTGGTTGACAGTTCCGGTAAAACTACCAAGGAATCAAAGGACCAGACGCAATATGTCACT GTTAAATCCAACGAGCCCCAGACTGTGTACTTCCCTATCATTCCATCATCTCTGGGAGCTATTGACATCGAGGTGTCAGCACGAACAACTCTAGCTGCTGATGCTGTCAGGAGGCAGCTCAATGTCCAG GCAGAAGGGATCCCCAAAGAATATAACACACCTGTCTTCATTGAGCTGACACCAGGAGGCGCTGACTTCAACCAACATGTGTCACTGTCACTTCCTTCAGAGGCAGTAAACGGATCAGAGAAAGTCCGAGTCAAAGTGACAG GTGACCTGATTGGCGCCAGTCTCGACAACCTGGAGAACCTTCTGGCTCTACCCACCGGATGTGGTGAACAGAACATGATGACCTTTGCCCCAGATGTATATATTGCTGACTACCTGTACACAACCAAGCAAATGACACCTGCCTTGGAGTCCAGGATCATGACCTATCTAGAACTAG GCTACCAGAGGGAGCTCACCTATCAGAGACAGGATGGATCCTTCAGTCCTTTCGGAGACCGAGACGAGGCAGGACATATGTG GCTGACTGCATTTGTAGCACGCAGTTTCCATCAAGCCAGGCCTTACATTTTTGTGGGAAATCAGACTTTGGCAAGGTCCCTGAACTGGATGGCAACGAGGCAGAATGTGGACGGATCCTTCAATGAGCCTGGGCTCgtgtttgacagacagatgcag ATTTCCAAAGCCTCTCTTACGTCCATGGTGCTGCTGGCCTTCCTGGAGAATCAAGACATTAGTGGATATGGG ATTAACGAGTATACGCTTGGAAACGCCACTGTGAATGCCACGAATTACCTGGAGTCAGTATCTCCCTCTATCACGGATCCCTTCACTCTCGCCATTGTCAGCTACGCCTTGTCGGAGGCTGGCAGTTCAGTAGCAGATGTCACGTTCAACAAACTCAACGCCGCAGCCGAGGTTAAAG GTACCTTGAAACACTGGACGGAACCAGCAACTGCCTCCTCATCTTATTACACCAACTGGACACCTCCACACACACGCGCCCAGCCCATTGATATTCAGACAACAGCATATGCCCTTCTCGCATCCTCTGCACGAGGAGATCTCAAAGGAGGTCTTCCAATAACCAACTGGCTGACCTCACAGAGGAATCCGTATGGAGGCTTTTCCTCAACGCAG GACACAATGGTCGCACTTCACGCCCTAACCGACTATGCCCGGCGTGCACATGTTTCCGGTTTCCAAGTTGAGGTTGATATCAAGAGCGGAAGTGACAGCCAGCATATATCTGTGACTGACAGCAACGCACTCGTTTTGCAATCAAGAGAG CTAACGAAGTTCCCCAAGGACGTGTCTATCACGGCTACTGGTAAAGGTGTTGCATATGCCGAT GTAGATGTGTTCTTCAACGTTGATGCTGAAATTGGTGACCCATCCTTTGACATTAACACCGTGCTGCTTGATGACACCATCAACAACTTCAGACTGATGACTTGCACTAA ATGGCTGAAAGAGGGTTCCAGTGGAATGACAGTGATGGAGATATCTATCCCATCAGGCTTTGATCCGGATATGACGTCAATCGGCAATGTTGCTGGTCTGAAGAGATTTGAAAGACGTGGAAGAAATGTGGTTGTATACTTTGATGAG ATTGGCACAACGTCCATCTGCTTTGACATCCTGTCCACCAGAACAGGCATGGTGACGAACAACCAGCCTAGCTACGTCACAGTCTACGACTACTACCAGCCCA GTAACCAGGGTGCCACGTTCTACGAAACCCGCAGTCTGAAGGAAGCCACAATTTGTGATGTGTGTGACAAATGCTGCAACCAG ATCTGA
- the LOC137274325 gene encoding CD109 antigen-like isoform X2 — MLWLLFVVGTGFATADSSGGSYLITSSKYLQRGMPFNVSIDILNTTNTVHVQVELQRVWYNYTNNFRTPVVMTKGDFTKGTTGTISLNVPRDVTDGSYRLHVRGSGALQFERETSLILRSKYISVMVQTDKAMYKPGQMVHFRAFGVYPSLQVYTGTFDISLVDPNNNILKEWTALHESSGVVAGEFQLADKTVLGDWALRVSPADQVSVTSKTFAVAEYQLPRFEVKVDLPSFSLTSDTKLSGTVKAKYTFGKPVKGMVELHTHMNVANDYCGRPPKYVELAFPIDGEAKFDIPVADIKRLQSNLNEQTVVVVAIVKEELTGVRLNGSSSVKYHQYPYKIEVLNSSPKSFSPKLPYTAYIKVSQQDGRPVTDLSSPVGVYTCVTYRIVQDDQSEFSCSSFTGNYGLPPKNYTIPASGIIPVDMRIPENTTSINVKVHYNEISDTLTVRQKTSVSGNFMQLKLTNQGLRAGETALFSVELTEDVPFITYQVLSRGTVDITDQVTVGGQNPVHFNVPITATMAPEAHIIAYYVKSSGEVVADSLSISVNDVFDNKVSIDFSKNDSKPHDNVDVLVSADPMSSVNILAVDQSILLLKSGNDITTGQVLDELKTYSSGQTDGEFSPEVFAISSSATRSADVFSDAGLIVLTDSKYYGSYYNGYYEFGTTIAPNVYGHAMVPKPMYGGAIQSQKVKEVERVRQEFPETWLWINKTVGADGKATISTTVPDTITSWIASAFAVNSATGLGVSPSTTKLRVFSPFFVSLSMPTSVLRGEQVVIQASIFNYLPSDVDVVVSLPTSSDYVNVVVDSSGKTTKESKDQTQYVTVKSNEPQTVYFPIIPSSLGAIDIEVSARTTLAADAVRRQLNVQAEGIPKEYNTPVFIELTPGGADFNQHVSLSLPSEAVNGSEKVRVKVTGDLIGASLDNLENLLALPTGCGEQNMMTFAPDVYIADYLYTTKQMTPALESRIMTYLELGYQRELTYQRQDGSFSPFGDRDEAGHMWLTAFVARSFHQARPYIFVGNQTLARSLNWMATRQNVDGSFNEPGLVFDRQMQISKASLTSMVLLAFLENQDISGYGINEYTLGNATVNATNYLESVSPSITDPFTLAIVSYALSEAGSSVADVTFNKLNAAAEVKGTLKHWTEPATASSSYYTNWTPPHTRAQPIDIQTTAYALLASSARGDLKGGLPITNWLTSQRNPYGGFSSTQDTMVALHALTDYARRAHVSGFQVEVDIKSGSDSQHISVTDSNALVLQSRELTKFPKDVSITATGKGVAYADVDVFFNVDAEIGDPSFDINTVLLDDTINNFRLMTCTKWLKEGSSGMTVMEISIPSGFDPDMTSIGNVAGLKRFERRGRNVVVYFDEIGTTSICFDILSTRTGMVTNNQPSYVTVYDYYQPSNQGATFYETRSLKEATICDVCDKCCNQI, encoded by the exons ATGCTGTGGCTTCTCTTTGTTGTCGGAACTGGATTCGCCACGGCCgacag TTCCGGAGGTTCGTATCTTATTACGTCCTCCAAGTACCTGCAACGTGGGATGCCATTCAACGTTAGCATCGACATCCTCAACACCACCAACACCGTCCATGTACAAGTGGAGCTGCAGCGCGTATGGTACAACTACACCAACAATTTCAGGACCCCTGTTGTGATGACCAAAGGTGACTTTACTAAAG GAACGACTGGGACGATATCGCTGAAT GTACCACGGGATGTCACTGATGGAAGTTATCGCCTTCATGTCCGAGGTAGTGGAGCTCTGCAGTTTGAACGAGAAACGTCCCTCATCCTCCGTTccaagtatatatctgtcatGGTGCAGACTGACAAGGCCATGTACAAGCCAGGACAGATGG TTCACTTCCGAGCGTTTGGTGTTTATCCAAGTTTGCAAGTGTACACGGGGACTTTCGACATATCCCTTGTT GATCCAAACAATAACATTCTGAAGGAGTGGACAGCTCTCCATGAATCTTCTGGCGTGGTGGCAGGGGAGTTCCAGTTGGCAGATAAGACTGTTCTTGGAGATTGGGCTCTACGAGTTTCACCAGCG GACCAAGTGAGCGTCACCTCTAAAACTTTTGCAGTGGCTGAATACC AACTGCCCCGCTTTGAAGTCAAAGTTGATCTTCCTTCGTTCTCCTTGACCTCCGATACAAAGCTGTCTGGAACAGTGAAAGCAAA GTACACCTTCGGAAAGCCGGTGAAGGGAATGGTGGAgttacatacacacatgaacGTCGCAAACGACTACTGTGGAAGACCTCCCAAATATGTCGAACTGGCATTTCCC ATTGACGGGGAAGCCAAATTTGACATTCCTGTTGCTGACATCAAGCGTCTCCAGAGCAATCTAAATGAACAAACTGTCGTCGTTGTCGCCATCGTGAAGGAGGAGTTGACGGGCGTGAGGCTGAACGGGTCTAGCTCTGTGAAATACCACCAATACCCCTACAAGATTGAAGTTCTCAACTCAAGTCCGAAATCATTCTCACCCAAACTTCCTTATACAGCAtat ATCAAGGTGTCCCAACAAGATGGTCGCCCTGTGACCGACCTCAGCAGCCCCGTGGGAGTGTACACCTGTGTCACATACCGTATTGTCCAAGATGACCAGTCCGAGTTCTCCTGCTCATCCTTCACCGGCAACTACGGCCTCCCACCCAAAAACTACACCATCCCTGCCTCCGGCATCATCCCCGTGGACATGCGCATCCCTGAGAACACCACTAGTATTAACGTCAAG GTTCACTACAATGAGATATCCGACACTCTGACTGTCCGGCAGAAGACCTCCGTCAGTGGCAACTTCATGCAACTCAAACTCACCAACCAGGGACTCAGG GCGGGTGAGACAGCTCTGTTCAGTGTTGAGCTAACAGAAGATGTGCCTTTCATAACATATCAG GTGTTATCCCGGGGTACTGTTGACATCACTGACCAAGTTACTGTTGGCGGCCAAAACCCTGTTCACTTCAATGTCCCCATCACTGCAACAATGGCCCCGGAAGCTCACATCATCGCCTACTACGTCAAATCATCAGGAGAGGTTGTAGCTGACAGTCTTAGCATTAGTGTCAACGACGTCTTTGACAACAAG GTGTCCATTGACTTCAGCAAGAACGACTCTAAACCTCATGACAACGTTGATGTCTTGGTCAGCGCAGACCCCATGTCATCTGTCAATATCCTTGCTGTCGACCAAAGTATTCTTCTTCTCAAGTCCGGCAATGACATAACCACAGGACAG GTTCTTGATGAACTGAAGACGTACAGCTCCGGACAAACTGATGGAGAATTCTCACCGGAAGTATTTGCCATTTCTAGCAGTGCTACACGTTCAGCTGATGTGTTCTCG GACGCAGGACTCATTGTACTCACCGATTCTAAATACTACGGTTCATACTATAACGGGTATTATGAATTTG GTACAACTATTGCCCCGAACGTATATGGGCACG CAATGGTACCAAAACCCATGTATGGAGGTGCCATACAAAGTCAGAAGGTCAAGGAGGTGGAGAGGGTGAGACAAGAATTCCCAGAAACATGGCTCTGGATCAACAAGACCGTTGG TGCTGACGGTAAAGCTACCATAAGTACCACCGTCCCGGACACTATCACTTCCTGGATCGCCAGCGCCTTTGCTGTCAATTCCGCCACTGGACTTGGTGTATCCCCGTCTACCACAAAG CTGCGCGTCTTCAGTCCCTTCTTTGTGAGCTTGTCCATGCCTACCTCGGTGTTACGTGGAGAACAGGTCGTCATTCAAGCCAGCATCTTCAATTACCTGCCCAGTGACGTGGAC GTTGTAGTGTCGTTGCCCACTTCCTCTGACTACGTCAACGTGGTGGTTGACAGTTCCGGTAAAACTACCAAGGAATCAAAGGACCAGACGCAATATGTCACT GTTAAATCCAACGAGCCCCAGACTGTGTACTTCCCTATCATTCCATCATCTCTGGGAGCTATTGACATCGAGGTGTCAGCACGAACAACTCTAGCTGCTGATGCTGTCAGGAGGCAGCTCAATGTCCAG GCAGAAGGGATCCCCAAAGAATATAACACACCTGTCTTCATTGAGCTGACACCAGGAGGCGCTGACTTCAACCAACATGTGTCACTGTCACTTCCTTCAGAGGCAGTAAACGGATCAGAGAAAGTCCGAGTCAAAGTGACAG GTGACCTGATTGGCGCCAGTCTCGACAACCTGGAGAACCTTCTGGCTCTACCCACCGGATGTGGTGAACAGAACATGATGACCTTTGCCCCAGATGTATATATTGCTGACTACCTGTACACAACCAAGCAAATGACACCTGCCTTGGAGTCCAGGATCATGACCTATCTAGAACTAG GCTACCAGAGGGAGCTCACCTATCAGAGACAGGATGGATCCTTCAGTCCTTTCGGAGACCGAGACGAGGCAGGACATATGTG GCTGACTGCATTTGTAGCACGCAGTTTCCATCAAGCCAGGCCTTACATTTTTGTGGGAAATCAGACTTTGGCAAGGTCCCTGAACTGGATGGCAACGAGGCAGAATGTGGACGGATCCTTCAATGAGCCTGGGCTCgtgtttgacagacagatgcag ATTTCCAAAGCCTCTCTTACGTCCATGGTGCTGCTGGCCTTCCTGGAGAATCAAGACATTAGTGGATATGGG ATTAACGAGTATACGCTTGGAAACGCCACTGTGAATGCCACGAATTACCTGGAGTCAGTATCTCCCTCTATCACGGATCCCTTCACTCTCGCCATTGTCAGCTACGCCTTGTCGGAGGCTGGCAGTTCAGTAGCAGATGTCACGTTCAACAAACTCAACGCCGCAGCCGAGGTTAAAG GTACCTTGAAACACTGGACGGAACCAGCAACTGCCTCCTCATCTTATTACACCAACTGGACACCTCCACACACACGCGCCCAGCCCATTGATATTCAGACAACAGCATATGCCCTTCTCGCATCCTCTGCACGAGGAGATCTCAAAGGAGGTCTTCCAATAACCAACTGGCTGACCTCACAGAGGAATCCGTATGGAGGCTTTTCCTCAACGCAG GACACAATGGTCGCACTTCACGCCCTAACCGACTATGCCCGGCGTGCACATGTTTCCGGTTTCCAAGTTGAGGTTGATATCAAGAGCGGAAGTGACAGCCAGCATATATCTGTGACTGACAGCAACGCACTCGTTTTGCAATCAAGAGAG CTAACGAAGTTCCCCAAGGACGTGTCTATCACGGCTACTGGTAAAGGTGTTGCATATGCCGAT GTAGATGTGTTCTTCAACGTTGATGCTGAAATTGGTGACCCATCCTTTGACATTAACACCGTGCTGCTTGATGACACCATCAACAACTTCAGACTGATGACTTGCACTAA ATGGCTGAAAGAGGGTTCCAGTGGAATGACAGTGATGGAGATATCTATCCCATCAGGCTTTGATCCGGATATGACGTCAATCGGCAATGTTGCTGGTCTGAAGAGATTTGAAAGACGTGGAAGAAATGTGGTTGTATACTTTGATGAG ATTGGCACAACGTCCATCTGCTTTGACATCCTGTCCACCAGAACAGGCATGGTGACGAACAACCAGCCTAGCTACGTCACAGTCTACGACTACTACCAGCCCA GTAACCAGGGTGCCACGTTCTACGAAACCCGCAGTCTGAAGGAAGCCACAATTTGTGATGTGTGTGACAAATGCTGCAACCAG ATCTGA